Proteins encoded within one genomic window of Lampris incognitus isolate fLamInc1 chromosome 1, fLamInc1.hap2, whole genome shotgun sequence:
- the LOC130127084 gene encoding creatine kinase S-type, mitochondrial-like isoform X1 has product MATPFTRMMSGRNTAVMLASLGAGALASGYLLTDSTAAADRKKLYPPSADFPDLRKHNNCMAAALTPAIYSHLRDKTTPSNWTLDQCIQTGVDNPGHPFIKTVGMVAGDEESYEVFAEIFDPVIKDRHNGYDPRTMKHPTDLDASKITSGMFDDRYVLSSRVRTGRSIRGLSLPPACSRSERREVERVAVTALAGLKGDLAGRYYSLGDMTEKEQQQLIDDHFLFDKPVSPLLTCAFMARDWPDARGIWHNNEKTFLIWINEEDHTRVISMEKGGNMKRVFERFCRGLKQVEQLIHERGWEFMWNERLGYILTCPSNLGTGLRAGVHVRLPHLSKDPRFSKILDNLRLQKRGTGGVDTAATGDTFDISNNDRLGKSEVELVQLVVDGVNYLIECEKRLERGQDIKIPSPIAQFRK; this is encoded by the exons ATGGCAACCCCATTCACCCGCATGATGTCTGGCCGCAACACGGCAGTGATGTTGGCCAGCCTGGGAGCCGGGGCTCTGGCATCAGGATACCTCCTCACCGACAGCACTGCTGCTGCAGACAGGAAGAAGCTCTATCCacctag TGCTGACTTTCCCGACCTGAGGAAGCACAATAACTGCATGGCAGCGGCCCTTACCCCCGCCATATATTCACATCTGAGGGACAAGACAACCCCCAGCAACTGGACCCTGGACCAGTGCATCCAGACGGGGGTGGACAACCCCGGACACCCTTTCATCAAGACCGTGGGCATGGTGGCTGGAGATGAGGAAAGCTACGAG GTGTTTGCAGAGATCTTTGACCCTGTTATCAAGGACAGACACAACGGCTACGACCCCCGCACAATGAAACATCCCACTGACCTGGATGCTTCCAAG ATCACATCAGGAATGTTTGATGATCGCTATGTGCTGTCATCTCGTGTCCGAACCGGCCGCAGCATCCGTGGGCTGAGTCTGCCCCCTGCGTGCTCACGCTCTGAACGTCGCGAGGTGGAGCGTGTGGCGGTGACAGCCCTGGCTGGCTTAAAGGGAGACCTTGCTGGTCGCTACTACAGTCTGGGAGACATGACAGAAAAAGAGCAGCAACAGCTTATTGAT GATCATTTCCTTTTTGATAAACCAGTCTCGCCCCTCCTCACCTGTGCCTTCATGGCCCGTGACTGGCCCGACGCAAGAGGCATTTG GCACAACAACGAGAAGACCTTTCTCATCTGGATCAATGAGGAGGACCACACGAGGGTCATCTCTATGGAGAAGGGAGGAAACATGAAGAGAGTGTTTGAAAGGTTCTGCAGAGGGCTAAAACAG GTGGAGCAGCTGATCCATGAAAGAGGCTGGGAGTTCATGTGGAATGAGCGTCTGGGATACATTCTCACCTGCCCCTCTAATCTGGGCACTGGACTCAGGGCCGGTGTGCACGTCCGCCTGCCCCACCTCAGCAAG GACCCCCGCTTCAGTAAGATCCTCGACAACCTGAGACTACAGAAGAGAGGCACAGGTGGAGTCGACACAGCTGCTACTGGAGACACCTTCGACATCTCCAACAATGACCGCCTGGGCAAGTCAGAG GTTGAGCTGGTCCAGTTGGTGGTTGATGGTGTCAACTACCTAATTGAATGTGAGAAGAGGCTGGAGAGAGGTCAGGACATCAAAATCCCAAGCCCCATTGCTCAGTTCAGGAAGTAA
- the LOC130127084 gene encoding creatine kinase S-type, mitochondrial-like isoform X2: protein MATPFTRMMSGRNTAVMLASLGAGALASGYLLTDSTAAADRKKLYPPSADFPDLRKHNNCMAAALTPAIYSHLRDKTTPSNWTLDQCIQTGVDNPGHPFIKTVGMVAGDEESYEVFAEIFDPVIKDRHNGYDPRTMKHPTDLDASKITSGMFDDRYVLSSRVRTGRSIRGLSLPPACSRSERREVERVAVTALAGLKGDLAGRYYSLGDMTEKEQQQLIDEHFLFDKPVSPLLTAAGMARDWPDARGIWHNNEKTFLIWINEEDHTRVISMEKGGNMKRVFERFCRGLKQVEQLIHERGWEFMWNERLGYILTCPSNLGTGLRAGVHVRLPHLSKDPRFSKILDNLRLQKRGTGGVDTAATGDTFDISNNDRLGKSEVELVQLVVDGVNYLIECEKRLERGQDIKIPSPIAQFRK, encoded by the exons ATGGCAACCCCATTCACCCGCATGATGTCTGGCCGCAACACGGCAGTGATGTTGGCCAGCCTGGGAGCCGGGGCTCTGGCATCAGGATACCTCCTCACCGACAGCACTGCTGCTGCAGACAGGAAGAAGCTCTATCCacctag TGCTGACTTTCCCGACCTGAGGAAGCACAATAACTGCATGGCAGCGGCCCTTACCCCCGCCATATATTCACATCTGAGGGACAAGACAACCCCCAGCAACTGGACCCTGGACCAGTGCATCCAGACGGGGGTGGACAACCCCGGACACCCTTTCATCAAGACCGTGGGCATGGTGGCTGGAGATGAGGAAAGCTACGAG GTGTTTGCAGAGATCTTTGACCCTGTTATCAAGGACAGACACAACGGCTACGACCCCCGCACAATGAAACATCCCACTGACCTGGATGCTTCCAAG ATCACATCAGGAATGTTTGATGATCGCTATGTGCTGTCATCTCGTGTCCGAACCGGCCGCAGCATCCGTGGGCTGAGTCTGCCCCCTGCGTGCTCACGCTCTGAACGTCGCGAGGTGGAGCGTGTGGCGGTGACAGCCCTGGCTGGCTTAAAGGGAGACCTTGCTGGTCGCTACTACAGTCTGGGAGACATGACAGAAAAAGAGCAGCAACAGCTTATTGAT GAGCACTTCCTGTTTGATAAACCAGTGTCACCTCTACTCACTGCAGCAGGGATGGCCAGAGACTGGCCTGATGCTCGTGGCATCTG GCACAACAACGAGAAGACCTTTCTCATCTGGATCAATGAGGAGGACCACACGAGGGTCATCTCTATGGAGAAGGGAGGAAACATGAAGAGAGTGTTTGAAAGGTTCTGCAGAGGGCTAAAACAG GTGGAGCAGCTGATCCATGAAAGAGGCTGGGAGTTCATGTGGAATGAGCGTCTGGGATACATTCTCACCTGCCCCTCTAATCTGGGCACTGGACTCAGGGCCGGTGTGCACGTCCGCCTGCCCCACCTCAGCAAG GACCCCCGCTTCAGTAAGATCCTCGACAACCTGAGACTACAGAAGAGAGGCACAGGTGGAGTCGACACAGCTGCTACTGGAGACACCTTCGACATCTCCAACAATGACCGCCTGGGCAAGTCAGAG GTTGAGCTGGTCCAGTTGGTGGTTGATGGTGTCAACTACCTAATTGAATGTGAGAAGAGGCTGGAGAGAGGTCAGGACATCAAAATCCCAAGCCCCATTGCTCAGTTCAGGAAGTAA